A genomic segment from Sphingomonas astaxanthinifaciens DSM 22298 encodes:
- a CDS encoding GlsB/YeaQ/YmgE family stress response membrane protein → MGILIWLIVGGVCGWLASIVMRTDGQQGIFLNIIVGIIGAALAGFLLGGGASLNNGITVTSFLYSLLGAIVLLAIVNLVRRGRVR, encoded by the coding sequence ATGGGTATTCTTATTTGGCTTATCGTCGGCGGCGTGTGCGGCTGGCTTGCGAGCATCGTGATGCGGACCGACGGTCAGCAGGGCATTTTCCTGAACATCATCGTCGGCATCATCGGCGCCGCGCTCGCCGGCTTCCTGCTCGGCGGTGGCGCCAGCCTGAACAACGGGATCACCGTCACCAGCTTCCTTTATTCGCTGCTGGGCGCGATCGTCCTGCTGGCGATCGTCAACCTGGTCCGTCGCGGTCGCGTTCGCTAA
- the pdxH gene encoding pyridoxamine 5'-phosphate oxidase has product MAGTDPFALFAEWMAQAEQQEPNDPDAMALATATPDGRPSVRMVLMRRHGPEGFGFFTNLESRKGREIAANPHAALCIHWKSLRKQVRAEGTLVPVSEADADAYFASRSRNSRIGAWASDQSRPLDSRETFLARIDEVKARFGDGEVGRPPHWSGFRLVPERIEFWEDGEFRLHHRRLFTRQADGSWTEGLLYP; this is encoded by the coding sequence ATGGCCGGCACCGACCCCTTCGCCCTGTTCGCCGAGTGGATGGCACAGGCCGAGCAGCAAGAGCCCAACGACCCCGATGCCATGGCGCTGGCGACCGCCACCCCCGACGGGCGCCCGTCGGTGCGGATGGTGCTGATGCGCCGCCACGGGCCCGAGGGCTTCGGCTTCTTCACCAACCTCGAAAGCCGCAAGGGCCGCGAAATCGCCGCCAATCCGCATGCGGCGCTGTGCATTCACTGGAAGAGCTTGCGCAAGCAGGTCCGCGCCGAGGGCACACTGGTGCCGGTCAGCGAGGCCGATGCCGATGCCTATTTCGCCAGCCGCTCGCGCAACAGCCGGATCGGCGCCTGGGCCAGCGACCAGTCGCGCCCGCTCGACAGCCGCGAGACCTTCCTTGCCCGGATCGACGAGGTGAAGGCCCGCTTCGGCGACGGCGAGGTCGGCCGTCCGCCGCACTGGTCGGGTTTCCGGCTGGTGCCCGAGCGGATCGAATTCTGGGAAGACGGCGAATTCCGCCTCCACCATCGCCGCCTTTTCACGCGCCAGGCCGACGGCAGCTGGACCGAGGGCCTGCTCTACCCATGA
- a CDS encoding PhzF family phenazine biosynthesis protein has product MIIPFFQVDAFAPEPLTGNPAAVMPLEEWLPDATLQAIAAENNLSETAFTVPAEGDADYELRWFTPTTEVPMCGHATIASGHILITGEEVRFRTRKAGILTVRRDGEEQLQLSLPAASVAPRQAPEALAALGVAGQTFVGRNAEQTIIVLLDDEASVRAVRPDFAALRGIDALVIVTACGDEQEIASRVFAANVGIDEDPVTGAAHAALVPFWAARLERRHFSAAQVGPRGGVLDCRLEGDRVLLSGRCRTVIEGSFQL; this is encoded by the coding sequence ATGATCATTCCCTTCTTCCAGGTCGACGCTTTCGCGCCCGAGCCGCTGACCGGCAATCCGGCGGCGGTGATGCCGCTCGAGGAATGGCTTCCGGACGCGACGCTCCAGGCCATCGCGGCCGAAAACAACTTGAGCGAGACCGCCTTCACCGTCCCCGCCGAGGGCGACGCCGACTATGAATTGCGCTGGTTCACCCCGACCACCGAAGTGCCGATGTGCGGGCATGCGACCATCGCCTCGGGCCATATCCTGATCACCGGCGAAGAAGTCCGTTTCCGCACCCGCAAGGCCGGGATCCTGACGGTCCGCCGCGACGGCGAGGAACAGCTCCAGCTCAGCCTGCCCGCCGCCAGCGTCGCGCCAAGGCAGGCGCCCGAGGCGCTCGCCGCGCTCGGCGTCGCGGGCCAGACCTTCGTCGGCCGCAATGCCGAGCAGACGATCATCGTCCTCCTCGACGACGAGGCGTCGGTCCGCGCCGTGCGCCCCGACTTTGCGGCGCTGCGCGGGATCGACGCTCTCGTGATCGTCACCGCGTGCGGCGACGAACAGGAGATCGCCAGCCGAGTCTTCGCCGCCAATGTCGGGATCGACGAGGATCCGGTGACCGGCGCCGCCCATGCCGCTTTGGTGCCCTTCTGGGCCGCCAGGCTCGAGCGCCGTCACTTCTCGGCGGCGCAGGTCGGCCCGCGCGGGGGCGTGCTCGACTGCCGGCTCGAGGGCGACCGGGTGCTGCTCTCGGGCCGCTGCCGGACCGTGATCGAGGGCAGCTTCCAGCTCTAG
- the mnmA gene encoding tRNA 2-thiouridine(34) synthase MnmA, translating to MPSKDPAVSRTDFQLGKPVSAARIVVAMSGGVDSSVAALLAAQSGAEVVGVTLQLYDHGEAVKRSGACCAGQDIYDAAQVCEKLGIAHYVLDYESRFREGVIERFADDYARGRTPVPCSLCNQGVKFTDLHGFARELGADALVTGHYVRRVLNGGKPELHKGRDPARDQSYFLYGTTAEQLDLLRFPIGELPKAEVRALAAEAGLPVAAKPDSQDICFVPDGDYAGLVKRLRPETEAPGEIVDLEGRVLGRHPGVVHFTVGQRRGLEIGGHAEPLYVVRIEPEERRLVVGPKPALAVAEAAVTDWNWLGEDQREVAVKVRSLSRPVPATLEDGRIRFHQPEYGVAPGQAAVVYDGDRLLGGGWIERTVSATASAPLRAVA from the coding sequence ATGCCGAGTAAAGACCCGGCCGTGTCCCGCACCGATTTTCAGCTCGGCAAGCCGGTTTCGGCCGCGCGCATCGTCGTCGCCATGTCCGGCGGGGTCGATTCGTCGGTGGCCGCGTTGCTCGCCGCGCAGAGCGGTGCCGAGGTCGTCGGGGTCACGCTCCAGCTCTACGACCATGGCGAAGCGGTGAAGCGGTCGGGCGCCTGCTGCGCGGGCCAGGACATCTATGACGCGGCGCAGGTCTGCGAGAAGCTCGGCATCGCGCATTATGTGCTCGACTACGAATCGCGCTTCCGCGAGGGCGTGATCGAGCGCTTCGCCGACGATTATGCCCGCGGCCGGACCCCGGTCCCCTGTTCGCTGTGCAACCAGGGGGTGAAGTTCACCGACCTCCATGGCTTCGCCCGCGAGCTGGGGGCCGATGCGCTGGTCACCGGCCATTATGTCCGGCGGGTGCTGAACGGCGGCAAGCCCGAGCTCCACAAGGGCCGCGATCCGGCGCGCGACCAGAGCTATTTCCTTTACGGGACCACCGCCGAGCAGCTCGACCTGCTGCGCTTTCCGATCGGCGAATTGCCCAAGGCCGAGGTCCGGGCGCTCGCCGCCGAGGCCGGGCTGCCGGTCGCGGCCAAGCCCGACAGCCAGGACATCTGCTTCGTCCCCGACGGCGATTATGCCGGGCTGGTCAAGCGGCTCCGACCCGAGACCGAAGCGCCGGGCGAAATCGTCGATCTCGAGGGCCGGGTGCTCGGCCGGCATCCGGGGGTGGTGCACTTCACCGTCGGCCAGCGCCGCGGGCTCGAGATCGGCGGCCATGCCGAGCCGCTCTACGTAGTCCGGATCGAGCCCGAGGAGCGCCGGCTGGTGGTCGGCCCCAAGCCCGCCCTGGCGGTGGCGGAAGCGGCCGTCACCGACTGGAACTGGCTCGGCGAGGACCAGCGCGAGGTCGCGGTGAAGGTCCGCTCACTGAGCCGGCCGGTGCCCGCCACGCTCGAGGACGGGCGAATTCGTTTCCACCAGCCCGAATATGGGGTCGCGCCGGGCCAGGCCGCGGTCGTCTACGATGGCGACCGGCTGCTCGGCGGGGGATGGATCGAGCGCACCGTCTCCGCCACCGCTTCCGCACCGCTTCGGGCGGTCGCCTGA
- a CDS encoding efflux RND transporter permease subunit produces the protein MSFRNISAWCIRNPVPPIVLFIALLLTGIYAFATMEITNNPDIDFPAANVTISQPGAAPSEMVNQVTQKVEAAVRGVDGVDEINSDVREGNSNTFIQFKIGTPTDRAVNDVKAAIDQIRGDLPDGILEPQVSRVNIGGDGFVFIAVEATDMSLEELSWYVDSLVSRRLLAQPGVAQVSREGGVDRQIRVILDPAALQSQGITAAQVNQQLRQINLDAPGGRAEIAGSEQTVRVLGNAKSAAALADTQIALPGGRFVRLGDIAQVRDSSAEPRSATELGGRPVVSFNVARAKGASDVTAYENTWNELRKIEKEDPRVRFVEINNSVDYTKGQYSSSMHALIEGAVLAVLVVFLFLRDVRATVISAIAIPLSAIPAFWFMDLMSINLNFLSLLALALVAGVLVDDAIVEIENIVRHMRMGKSAYQASIDAADEIGLAVLATTMSIVAVFLPVALMPGISGQFFRNFGYTVVLAVLMSLLVARMITPLMAAYFLRSGGVQEHASGKWMERYLNALRWTIDSRKAVAARDSAGGFLGRRWARIHDHRIWMVGVGFLILIATGIGISTLSMTFQPQLDLPNSTIRIGLAPGTTLDQTKDVTRRVTDIVLQNPNVENVFQRSFTSSAFINVVYKKDRTAKSYEIERQITPKLAEIADARVNFMSQGGGGPGSGGRPITLYLGGDDPAKLATAAAKLSEEMQTVPMLVAPRVQGDVVRPEIRIKPRFDLAADLGVSTSALAQTIRIATIGDIDQNSARFSLSDRQVPIIVSLDKSERRDIATLENLPVPTASGGSVPLKSVAEISFGSGPVTVNRTNQMYRIAVGADLTPGTVTGDAWKQIDQLPTMKNLPAGVQRLTLGDQKWQGELITNFILAVFAGIALVFAVLVLLYRRFLAPLVNLGSLLLAPLGAVIALHVSGQPLSLPVFIGLLMLFGIVAKNSILLVDFAVEMMDHGMTKDEAIVEAGHKRAQPIVMTTVAMVAGMIPIALSLTGDGSWRAPMGVTVIGGLLMSTFLTLLLVPAYFSLAIDIESWIGRKLGRSLRATAHEVPEAVDEPRAPGRPGIPQPAE, from the coding sequence ATGAGTTTCCGCAACATCTCGGCCTGGTGCATCCGCAACCCGGTGCCGCCGATCGTCCTCTTCATCGCGCTGCTGCTGACCGGCATCTACGCCTTCGCGACGATGGAGATCACGAACAACCCGGACATCGATTTTCCGGCTGCCAACGTGACCATCTCGCAGCCCGGCGCGGCGCCGTCGGAGATGGTCAACCAGGTGACCCAGAAGGTCGAGGCCGCGGTGCGCGGGGTCGACGGCGTCGACGAGATCAATTCGGACGTCCGCGAAGGCAACAGCAACACCTTCATCCAGTTCAAGATCGGCACGCCCACCGACCGCGCGGTCAATGACGTCAAGGCGGCGATCGACCAGATCCGCGGCGACCTTCCCGACGGCATCCTCGAGCCGCAGGTCAGCCGCGTGAACATCGGCGGCGACGGCTTCGTGTTCATCGCCGTCGAGGCGACCGACATGAGCCTCGAGGAGCTGAGCTGGTACGTCGACAGCCTGGTCTCGCGCCGCCTGCTCGCCCAGCCGGGCGTGGCGCAGGTCAGCCGCGAGGGCGGTGTCGACCGCCAGATCCGGGTCATCCTCGACCCCGCCGCGCTCCAGTCGCAGGGAATCACCGCCGCGCAGGTCAACCAGCAGCTTCGCCAGATCAACCTCGACGCCCCCGGCGGCCGCGCCGAAATCGCGGGCTCCGAGCAGACCGTCCGCGTGCTCGGCAATGCCAAGAGCGCGGCCGCGCTCGCCGATACCCAGATCGCGCTCCCGGGCGGCCGCTTCGTCCGCCTCGGCGACATCGCGCAGGTCCGCGACAGCTCGGCCGAGCCGCGCTCGGCGACCGAGCTCGGCGGACGCCCGGTGGTCAGCTTCAACGTTGCCCGCGCCAAGGGCGCCTCGGACGTCACCGCCTACGAGAATACCTGGAACGAGCTGCGCAAGATCGAGAAGGAGGATCCGCGCGTCCGCTTCGTCGAGATCAACAACAGCGTCGACTACACCAAGGGCCAGTATTCGAGCTCGATGCACGCGCTGATCGAGGGCGCGGTGCTGGCGGTGCTGGTCGTCTTCCTCTTCCTCCGCGACGTGCGCGCGACGGTCATCTCGGCCATCGCCATCCCGCTCTCGGCGATCCCCGCCTTCTGGTTCATGGACCTCATGTCCATCAACCTGAACTTCCTCTCGCTGCTCGCGCTCGCGCTGGTGGCCGGCGTGCTGGTCGACGACGCGATCGTGGAGATCGAGAACATCGTCCGCCACATGCGCATGGGCAAGAGCGCCTACCAGGCCTCGATCGACGCCGCCGACGAGATCGGCCTCGCGGTGCTCGCCACCACCATGTCGATCGTCGCGGTGTTCCTGCCCGTGGCGCTGATGCCGGGCATCTCGGGCCAGTTCTTCCGCAATTTCGGCTACACGGTCGTGCTGGCGGTGCTGATGAGCCTGCTCGTCGCGCGCATGATCACGCCGCTGATGGCCGCCTATTTCCTCCGCAGCGGCGGCGTCCAGGAACATGCCTCGGGCAAGTGGATGGAGCGCTACCTCAACGCGCTGCGCTGGACCATCGACAGCCGCAAGGCCGTCGCCGCCCGCGATTCGGCAGGCGGCTTCCTCGGTCGCCGCTGGGCCCGCATCCACGACCACCGCATCTGGATGGTCGGGGTCGGTTTCCTCATCCTCATCGCGACCGGCATCGGCATCAGCACGCTGTCGATGACCTTCCAGCCGCAGCTCGACCTGCCCAACAGCACCATCCGCATCGGCCTCGCGCCGGGCACGACGCTCGACCAGACCAAGGACGTCACCCGCCGGGTCACCGACATCGTGCTGCAGAACCCGAACGTCGAGAACGTCTTCCAGCGCAGCTTCACCTCGTCGGCGTTCATCAATGTCGTCTACAAGAAGGACCGCACCGCCAAGAGCTACGAGATTGAGCGCCAGATCACGCCCAAGCTCGCCGAGATCGCCGATGCGCGCGTCAACTTCATGAGCCAGGGCGGCGGGGGACCCGGCAGCGGCGGACGCCCGATCACGCTCTATCTGGGCGGTGACGACCCGGCCAAGCTGGCCACGGCCGCGGCCAAGCTGTCCGAAGAGATGCAGACCGTGCCGATGCTCGTCGCGCCGCGCGTCCAGGGCGACGTGGTCCGACCGGAAATCCGGATCAAGCCGCGCTTCGACCTTGCCGCCGACCTCGGCGTCAGCACCTCGGCGCTGGCCCAGACCATCCGCATCGCGACCATCGGCGACATCGACCAGAACAGCGCGCGCTTCTCGCTGTCCGATCGCCAGGTCCCGATCATCGTCAGCCTCGACAAGTCCGAACGCCGCGACATCGCGACGCTCGAGAATTTGCCGGTGCCGACCGCGAGCGGCGGCTCGGTGCCCTTGAAGTCGGTCGCCGAGATCAGCTTCGGCTCGGGCCCGGTGACGGTGAACCGCACCAACCAGATGTATCGCATCGCCGTCGGTGCCGACCTCACCCCCGGCACCGTGACCGGCGACGCGTGGAAGCAGATCGACCAGCTGCCGACGATGAAGAACCTGCCGGCGGGGGTTCAGCGCCTGACGCTGGGCGACCAGAAGTGGCAGGGCGAGCTCATCACCAACTTCATCCTCGCCGTGTTCGCGGGCATCGCGCTGGTCTTCGCGGTGCTGGTCCTGCTCTACCGCCGCTTCCTCGCGCCGCTCGTCAACCTTGGCTCGCTGCTGCTGGCCCCGCTCGGCGCGGTCATCGCGCTCCATGTCTCGGGCCAGCCGCTCAGCCTGCCGGTGTTCATCGGCCTGCTGATGCTGTTCGGCATCGTCGCCAAGAACTCGATCCTGCTGGTCGATTTCGCGGTGGAGATGATGGACCATGGCATGACCAAGGACGAGGCGATCGTCGAGGCCGGGCACAAGCGCGCCCAGCCGATCGTCATGACCACCGTCGCGATGGTCGCGGGCATGATCCCGATCGCGCTCAGCCTCACCGGTGACGGCAGCTGGCGCGCACCGATGGGCGTGACCGTGATCGGCGGCCTGCTCATGTCGACGTTCCTGACCTTGCTGCTGGTCCCGGCCTATTTCAGCCTGGCGATCGACATCGAATCGTGGATCGGTCGCAAGCTCGGCCGCTCGCTCCGGGCCACCGCGCACGAGGTGCCCGAGGCGGTCGACGAACCGCGCGCGCCGGGCCGTCCGGGGATCCCGCAACCGGCGGAGTGA
- a CDS encoding DUF1153 domain-containing protein, with amino-acid sequence MLENQKFRPHQVIGPLGEPLTLESLPSPDTTRWVVRRKAEVVAAVAGGLLTVDEACQRYGLSLEEFASWQRAVDRSGMPGLRVTRIQHYRQVYERQQRY; translated from the coding sequence ATGCTAGAGAATCAGAAGTTTCGTCCGCATCAGGTGATCGGCCCGCTCGGCGAGCCGCTGACTCTCGAGTCGCTTCCCTCGCCGGACACCACCCGCTGGGTCGTCCGTCGCAAGGCCGAAGTCGTGGCCGCGGTCGCGGGCGGCCTGCTGACGGTCGACGAGGCCTGCCAGCGCTACGGGCTCAGCCTCGAGGAATTCGCGAGTTGGCAGCGCGCGGTCGACCGCAGCGGCATGCCGGGCCTGCGCGTCACCCGTATCCAGCATTATCGCCAGGTGTACGAGCGCCAGCAGCGCTATTGA
- a CDS encoding efflux RND transporter periplasmic adaptor subunit, producing MNRETRLERDETIVVVDGARRRRNLILAIVGTVLVIALAYFLFNRSEAPADKTAAAASGSGARGGGQVPTVTVIVPGRSEVANIITASGALAARRDQPIGAAGQGGRVTAVLVDAGTWVRAGQTLATVDRSVQVQTSAQLAAAVESARANAALAQNEYDRSAALVGRGFVSKADLDRKKAARDQAAAQVRVAQAQLNATRAGIGLLDIRAPSSGLILQRNLEVGQVIGPGSQGLFRLAAGGEMEMRAQLSQQDLAAIRVGMPASVTPIGSTTSITGRVWQNAPTIDPQTRQGEVRIAIPYSPGIRPGGFAEARISAGATTAPLLPQSAVLSDNDGNYVYIVNAKNEAERRNVKIGTVDESGATIIAGLSGQEMVVLSAGPFLNPGQKVNPRRQAAAN from the coding sequence ATGAATCGCGAGACCCGGCTGGAGCGGGATGAAACGATCGTGGTGGTCGACGGAGCTCGTCGGCGGCGGAACCTCATTCTGGCGATCGTCGGGACGGTGCTGGTCATCGCGCTCGCCTATTTCCTGTTCAACCGGTCGGAAGCTCCTGCCGACAAGACCGCAGCCGCCGCTTCGGGCTCCGGCGCGCGGGGCGGCGGGCAGGTCCCGACCGTGACCGTGATCGTCCCCGGCCGCTCGGAGGTCGCCAACATCATCACCGCCAGCGGCGCGCTCGCCGCCCGTCGCGACCAGCCGATCGGCGCCGCCGGCCAGGGTGGCCGGGTGACCGCCGTGCTGGTCGATGCCGGGACCTGGGTGCGCGCGGGCCAGACCCTCGCCACCGTCGATCGCTCGGTGCAGGTCCAGACCAGCGCGCAGCTTGCCGCGGCGGTCGAATCCGCACGCGCCAATGCCGCGCTCGCGCAGAACGAATATGACCGCTCGGCCGCGCTGGTCGGTCGCGGCTTCGTCTCCAAGGCCGATCTCGACCGCAAGAAGGCGGCGCGGGACCAGGCCGCCGCGCAGGTCCGGGTCGCCCAGGCCCAGCTCAATGCCACCCGCGCCGGCATCGGCCTGCTCGACATTCGCGCCCCCTCCTCCGGCCTCATCCTCCAGCGCAATCTCGAGGTCGGCCAAGTGATCGGCCCGGGCAGCCAGGGCCTGTTCCGCCTTGCCGCCGGCGGCGAGATGGAGATGCGCGCGCAGCTTTCGCAGCAGGACCTCGCCGCGATCCGCGTCGGCATGCCCGCCAGCGTGACCCCGATCGGCTCGACCACCAGCATCACCGGCCGGGTCTGGCAGAATGCCCCGACCATCGATCCCCAGACCCGCCAGGGCGAGGTCCGGATCGCCATCCCCTATTCGCCCGGGATCCGTCCGGGCGGGTTCGCCGAGGCGCGAATCTCGGCGGGCGCGACCACCGCTCCGCTGCTCCCGCAGAGCGCGGTGCTGTCCGACAACGACGGCAATTACGTCTATATCGTCAACGCCAAGAACGAGGCCGAGCGACGCAACGTCAAGATCGGCACCGTCGACGAAAGCGGCGCCACCATCATCGCGGGCCTGTCGGGCCAGGAGATGGTCGTGCTCTCGGCCGGGCCGTTCCTCAATCCCGGCCAGAAGGTCAATCCCAGGCGGCAGGCAGCGGCCAACTAG
- a CDS encoding DUF445 domain-containing protein produces MTRSGPLSRFNPAQPGAAGMKLVATGLLVLMAALFLVTRALEPRHPWLGFVKAFAEAAMVGGLADWFAVTALFRHPLGLPIPHTAIIPRNKDRIGATLANFIRDNFLVARVVARRMRGIDVAGAAGRFLQTPSGEGTRIRRGASRLIADLFESLDDERLGGIFKGAIAQRLARTEVSPLLGAALASAIEDNRHVPMLEAAIGALARALDANEPLIREMVKRRASWVLRLAALDEKLADAIVEGLRKLTVEVSTDPEHPMRAKMVEALTRLADDLQHKPETRARVEAWKEELLANRSVAQWLDRLWQKGRASIIAAARNPDAALAGRMGEVLRSAGATLEGDPRIRAAVNQFVRRAVAGMAASYGGSIVGLVSETIRGWDARTVTERLESAVGRDLQYIRINGTIVGGLVGLALHVLDTL; encoded by the coding sequence ATGACTCGTTCCGGACCGCTCTCCCGTTTCAACCCGGCCCAGCCCGGTGCCGCCGGCATGAAGCTGGTGGCGACCGGCCTGCTCGTCCTGATGGCGGCGCTGTTCCTCGTCACCCGCGCGCTTGAGCCGCGCCATCCCTGGCTCGGCTTCGTCAAGGCCTTCGCCGAAGCCGCGATGGTCGGCGGGCTCGCCGACTGGTTCGCGGTGACCGCTCTGTTTCGCCACCCGCTCGGCCTGCCGATCCCGCACACCGCGATCATTCCCCGCAACAAGGACCGGATCGGGGCCACCCTCGCCAATTTCATCCGCGACAATTTCCTCGTTGCCCGGGTGGTCGCGCGGCGGATGCGCGGAATCGACGTGGCGGGCGCGGCGGGCCGCTTCCTCCAGACCCCGAGCGGCGAAGGGACCCGCATCCGGCGCGGTGCCTCGCGGCTCATCGCCGACCTGTTCGAAAGTCTCGACGACGAGCGGCTGGGCGGGATCTTCAAGGGCGCCATCGCCCAGCGCCTCGCCCGGACCGAGGTCTCGCCCCTGCTCGGCGCCGCGCTCGCCTCGGCGATCGAGGACAATCGCCATGTCCCCATGCTCGAGGCGGCGATCGGGGCGCTGGCCCGCGCGCTCGACGCCAATGAACCGTTGATCCGCGAGATGGTGAAGCGCCGCGCGAGCTGGGTGCTGCGCCTCGCCGCGCTCGACGAGAAGCTGGCCGACGCCATCGTCGAAGGCCTGCGCAAGCTGACGGTCGAGGTCAGCACCGATCCCGAGCACCCGATGCGGGCCAAGATGGTCGAGGCGCTGACCCGCCTTGCCGACGACCTCCAGCACAAGCCCGAGACCCGCGCCCGGGTCGAAGCGTGGAAAGAGGAATTGCTCGCCAACCGCTCGGTCGCCCAGTGGCTCGATCGTCTGTGGCAGAAGGGCCGGGCCTCGATCATCGCCGCCGCGCGCAACCCCGACGCGGCGCTCGCCGGCCGGATGGGCGAGGTCCTCCGCTCGGCCGGCGCGACGCTCGAAGGCGACCCCCGGATCCGCGCGGCGGTCAACCAGTTCGTCCGCCGCGCGGTCGCCGGCATGGCCGCAAGCTATGGCGGGTCGATCGTCGGGCTGGTCAGCGAGACCATCCGCGGCTGGGACGCGCGGACCGTCACCGAACGGCTCGAATCCGCGGTCGGCCGCGACCTCCAGTATATCCGGATCAACGGCACGATCGTCGGCGGGCTGGTCGGGCTTGCCCTCCACGTCCTCGACACGCTCTAG
- a CDS encoding cation diffusion facilitator family transporter: MRVTGPERARLSQRAALASVGMALTLLVAKSWAAIATDSTAMLGSLADTGLDLIASIVTLIGVRIAALPADHDHRFGHGKAEALVALGQVVLITISALGIGWRAIDRLLHGAETANPEIGIGVSVFAMAGTLLLLSYQKRVIARTGSIAIQTDNLHYASDLYLNGAVIAALVIDHYLKISGADAVFGVIIALWLLWGAWSSAGASVDQLMDAEWPPEKREAFLAACADYPELKGIHDVRTRTSGVHDFIQFHVWVPEDWTVREAHDRLDRVEEALQQRFPGTEILLHLDPEGHTDREGMLPHHLTERR; encoded by the coding sequence ATGAGGGTGACCGGACCCGAACGCGCGCGCCTGTCGCAGCGGGCGGCGCTGGCCAGCGTCGGCATGGCGCTGACTTTGCTCGTCGCCAAGAGCTGGGCGGCGATCGCGACCGATTCCACCGCCATGCTCGGCAGCCTTGCCGACACCGGGCTCGACCTCATCGCCAGCATCGTCACCCTGATCGGGGTGCGGATCGCCGCGCTTCCGGCCGACCACGACCACCGCTTCGGCCACGGCAAGGCGGAGGCGCTGGTCGCCTTGGGGCAGGTGGTGCTGATCACCATCAGCGCGCTCGGCATCGGCTGGCGCGCGATCGACCGGCTGCTCCACGGCGCAGAGACGGCCAATCCCGAGATCGGCATCGGCGTGTCGGTTTTCGCCATGGCGGGGACCCTGCTCCTGCTCTCCTATCAGAAGCGCGTGATCGCCCGCACCGGCTCGATCGCGATCCAGACCGACAATCTCCATTACGCCTCGGACCTCTATCTCAATGGCGCGGTGATCGCGGCGCTGGTGATCGACCATTATCTGAAGATCAGCGGCGCCGACGCGGTGTTCGGGGTGATCATCGCCTTGTGGCTGCTGTGGGGCGCGTGGAGCTCGGCCGGAGCCAGCGTCGACCAGCTGATGGACGCCGAATGGCCGCCGGAAAAGCGCGAGGCCTTCCTCGCCGCCTGCGCCGACTATCCCGAGTTGAAGGGCATCCACGACGTCCGCACCCGCACCTCGGGGGTCCATGACTTCATCCAGTTCCACGTCTGGGTGCCCGAGGACTGGACCGTGCGCGAGGCCCATGACCGGCTCGACCGGGTCGAGGAGGCACTCCAGCAGCGCTTTCCCGGCACCGAGATCCTGCTCCACCTCGACCCCGAGGGGCATACCGACCGAGAGGGCATGCTCCCCCACCATCTGACGGAGCGGCGATGA
- a CDS encoding GlsB/YeaQ/YmgE family stress response membrane protein, translated as MLADYGWLAWIVIGFLAGGIAKFLMPGKDPGGCVVTILLGIGGAMVAGFLGRALGWYREPTDGAGFLAAIVGAVLILFVYRLVLKRR; from the coding sequence ATGCTCGCGGATTATGGCTGGCTGGCCTGGATCGTCATCGGCTTCCTGGCCGGCGGGATCGCCAAGTTCCTGATGCCGGGCAAGGACCCGGGCGGCTGCGTCGTCACCATCCTGCTCGGCATCGGCGGGGCGATGGTCGCGGGCTTCCTCGGCCGCGCGCTCGGCTGGTATCGCGAGCCCACCGACGGGGCGGGCTTCCTCGCCGCGATCGTCGGCGCGGTGCTGATCCTGTTCGTCTACCGGCTGGTGCTCAAGCGGCGCTGA
- a CDS encoding NUDIX domain-containing protein translates to MALRSAGVLLYRRRGNRTEVLLGHPGGPYWKRKDEGAWMVPKGALEPGEVAIEAAVREFSEEVGPVPPGVPVPLRTVRQNGGKVVEVFALEGDFDPADLISADFELEWPPRSGRMRRYPELDQVEWMTLDEADRRILKSQQPVLDSLRTMLADG, encoded by the coding sequence GTGGCGCTGCGCAGCGCCGGAGTCCTGCTCTACCGTCGCCGCGGGAATCGCACCGAAGTCCTGCTCGGCCATCCCGGCGGACCCTATTGGAAACGCAAGGACGAGGGGGCGTGGATGGTCCCCAAGGGCGCGCTCGAACCCGGTGAAGTGGCGATCGAGGCGGCCGTCCGCGAATTCTCCGAGGAAGTCGGTCCTGTCCCGCCGGGCGTTCCGGTGCCGCTTCGGACGGTTCGCCAGAATGGCGGCAAGGTGGTCGAGGTGTTCGCGCTCGAAGGCGACTTCGACCCCGCCGACCTCATCAGCGCCGATTTCGAGCTCGAATGGCCGCCCCGCTCGGGCCGGATGCGCCGTTATCCCGAACTCGACCAGGTCGAGTGGATGACACTCGACGAGGCCGACCGGCGGATCCTGAAGAGCCAGCAGCCGGTGCTCGATTCGCTGCGGACGATGCTGGCCGACGGCTAG